Proteins encoded by one window of Cyclobacteriaceae bacterium:
- a CDS encoding class I SAM-dependent RNA methyltransferase, with translation MPDFSRTSRIVITCNKRLAPYLQQEVEELSFFPERTFQTGVELQGTINDCIKLNLNLRCASQVLYSLKEFKAKDADQLYSHLVNYPWENLLDAEGYFSVTSNVDNPTINNELFVNVKVKDAIVDRMRKQTGKRPNSGPELDKTVIHLYWKDNQAEIFLDTSGQTLAKHGYRKIPGKAPMLEALACATVMATQWDRNSPFVNPMCGSGTVAIEAALLATNRKPGLFRTNYSFMHVLGYDESVYQNELQKIQRKVKDIPGLMIVATDIQKDAINISRINAKVAGVEKLISFLVCDFERTQIPEGNGVIYFNPEYGERMGELADLEKTYKRLGDFLKQKCQGYMGYIFTGNLDLAKKIGLKAKRRIEFYNAKLDCRLLEYELYAGSKEK, from the coding sequence ATGCCCGATTTTTCCAGAACCTCCCGCATCGTTATTACCTGCAACAAACGCCTGGCGCCCTACCTGCAACAGGAGGTGGAGGAGTTGTCCTTTTTTCCGGAGCGTACCTTTCAAACGGGTGTTGAACTTCAGGGCACCATAAATGATTGCATCAAGCTCAATTTGAATCTGCGCTGTGCCAGTCAGGTGTTGTATTCGTTAAAGGAATTCAAGGCCAAGGATGCCGATCAACTCTACAGCCACCTGGTCAACTATCCTTGGGAAAATCTGTTGGATGCAGAGGGGTATTTTTCCGTGACCAGTAATGTGGATAACCCAACGATTAACAATGAATTGTTTGTTAATGTAAAAGTAAAAGATGCCATTGTTGATCGCATGCGCAAGCAAACCGGCAAGCGCCCGAACTCGGGACCGGAGTTAGACAAAACGGTTATCCATTTATATTGGAAAGATAATCAAGCTGAAATTTTTCTGGATACCTCCGGTCAAACATTAGCCAAACATGGCTATCGGAAAATTCCGGGAAAAGCGCCTATGCTGGAGGCGTTAGCCTGTGCCACGGTAATGGCTACGCAATGGGATAGGAATTCGCCTTTTGTTAATCCCATGTGTGGATCAGGCACGGTGGCCATTGAAGCCGCCTTGTTGGCAACTAACCGAAAGCCAGGATTGTTTCGCACGAATTATTCGTTCATGCATGTGTTGGGGTATGATGAAAGCGTGTATCAAAACGAGCTTCAGAAAATTCAACGCAAAGTCAAGGATATACCTGGGTTGATGATCGTAGCCACGGATATACAAAAAGATGCTATTAACATTTCAAGAATAAACGCGAAAGTAGCGGGTGTTGAAAAACTTATTAGCTTTTTGGTATGTGATTTTGAACGTACACAAATACCGGAGGGAAATGGCGTTATTTATTTCAATCCGGAATACGGTGAACGCATGGGCGAGCTGGCCGATCTGGAAAAAACCTACAAACGGTTAGGCGACTTTCTGAAACAAAAATGCCAGGGATACATGGGATATATTTTCACGGGCAATCTTGATCTTGCCAAGAAAATCGGGTTGAAGGCAAAACGCAGAATTGAATTTTATAACGCCAAATTAGATTGCCGGCTGTTGGAGTATGAACTGTATGCAGGAAGCAAGGAGAAGTAG
- a CDS encoding thioesterase family protein, which yields MARIHIDLPEKFIFSIDLPVRVSDLNYGNHVGNDSILTLMQEARALFYRSLGFKNEIELDGPVGQVVADAAIVYKSESFFGDELRIEIGLGEFHKYGFDLFYKITNNTTGKETARGKTGIICFDYEKRKMAMVPEVLQKKLDAL from the coding sequence ATGGCAAGAATACACATCGACTTACCAGAAAAATTTATTTTTTCAATTGACTTACCCGTTCGGGTTTCTGATTTGAATTACGGAAACCATGTGGGCAACGACTCCATTCTTACCTTAATGCAAGAGGCACGTGCCTTATTTTACAGGAGTCTGGGCTTTAAGAACGAAATTGAGTTGGATGGCCCTGTTGGACAGGTGGTAGCTGATGCAGCCATTGTCTATAAATCCGAATCTTTTTTTGGTGATGAATTACGCATTGAAATTGGCCTTGGGGAATTTCATAAGTACGGGTTTGACCTATTTTATAAAATCACCAACAATACCACCGGTAAAGAAACGGCACGCGGCAAAACCGGTATCATCTGCTTTGATTATGAAAAAAGAAAGATGGCAATGGTTCCTGAAGTACTGCAAAAAAAGTTAGACGCTCTCTAA